Part of the Terriglobia bacterium genome, AATGTCAGGCTTGATTTCTGCGGGGAAGGCCTTACACCGGAAATGTCAGGCTTGATTTTTGTAGGGAAGGCCTTACACCAGGAATGTAAGGCCCGATTTCTGTGGGGAAGGCTTTACACCCGGAATGCAAGGCTTGGCATATAAAGTGGGGATTCCGGCCCAAAAAGGCGCCACACTTCCGGCCATCCTTCGGAAACTGACGCCGCGCATTTCCCCCTTTAATTTCCTTGCATATTCCCATCAAATACCGTAAGTAAGTACTTACTACGGAGGTAAGTGAGTACTTACTTATGAAACACGACCGGCGACAGGAGATCCTAACCGCGGCCATGGAGCTCTTCGCCAAAAAAGGCTTCCGCGGAACGACCACCCGCGACCTGGCAACTCATGCGGACGTCAACGAAGCCATCATTTTCCGCCATTTTAATAATAAGGAAGAGCTCTACACGGCCATCCTCGAGCACAAGGCGGCCGAAGCGCAGGACCACCACATGGAAGAGCTCGAGCGGCTGGCGAACGAAGGCACCGACGAAGAGTTCTTCACGACGCTGGGCCGCATGTTCCTGGAGCGCCATGAAAAGGACACCACTTTCCTGCGTCTCCTTCTGTTCAGCGCACTCGAAGGTCATCAGCTCTCCGAGATGTTCGTCGCCAGCATGAGCGCGCGCAGGCCGTCCTTCAACCACATCCAGAAGCGAATCGACGAAGGCGTCTTCCGTTCCATGAATCCGAACCTCGCGGCGCGCGCTTTCTTCGGAATGTTCGCAAGCTTCGTCCTCTGGCAGGAAATCTTCGGTTTCAAGAAAACCCAGCCGTACGACAGTGACGAAGTCGTCCGCACATTCGTATCTATTTTTCTCAAAGGCATGACGAAAGACGGCATATGACACAACTACTCAGCAAGAAAAACGGAATGGTTGCGGTAGCGATCCTGTTGATCGCCGCAGCCGTCCTGTTTGCGGCGCGAAGACAGAAAACATCATCCAATGAATACTTCACGGCGGCGGCCGACAGCGGTCCTCTGCGCAACGTCGTGAACGCGACGGGCGTGGTCCAGACCGTCGTCACCGTCCAGGTCGGCAGCCAGGTCTCGGGGCAGGTCGACGAGCTCTATGCCGACTACAACTCGGTTGTGAAACACGGCCAGCTTCTCGCACGCCTCGATCCCAGGAACTATCAGGCGCAGCTTGAAAACTCTCAGGCGGCGGTGGCGTCCGCTCAGGCGCACGTTCAGAGCTCCGAAGCGGACGTCAAAACCCAGGCCGCCAACGTTGCCAGCTCGAAGGCCAACCTCGAAGCGGCTCGCGTCACCCGCGACAACAACCTCGTGGTCTACAAGCGGAACTCGGACCTTAAGAAAGAAGGCGTGGTTTCCCAGAACGACTTCGACACGGCCAAAGCCAAC contains:
- a CDS encoding TetR/AcrR family transcriptional regulator, translating into MKHDRRQEILTAAMELFAKKGFRGTTTRDLATHADVNEAIIFRHFNNKEELYTAILEHKAAEAQDHHMEELERLANEGTDEEFFTTLGRMFLERHEKDTTFLRLLLFSALEGHQLSEMFVASMSARRPSFNHIQKRIDEGVFRSMNPNLAARAFFGMFASFVLWQEIFGFKKTQPYDSDEVVRTFVSIFLKGMTKDGI